The following proteins are encoded in a genomic region of Sesamum indicum cultivar Zhongzhi No. 13 linkage group LG8, S_indicum_v1.0, whole genome shotgun sequence:
- the LOC105168709 gene encoding uncharacterized protein LOC105168709, translating into MMEGTAGEGSSRRSCKLERKTIEKNRRILMKTLCFKLVSLIPDHHFKPPKELLSQQDQLEQATTYIKLLAARVEEMKRRKTQAVMTSTTANPTRSSKNNAGFMGRSKPPVVKIRELGSNLEVVLISGLCKTVMLHQVISIIEQEGAEVVNVNLSNIAGQIFHTIHAQVKVSRVGVDSTRIRVRIQELIS; encoded by the exons ATGATGGAGGGAACTGCAGGTGAGGGGAGTTCGAGGAGATCATGTAAACTGGAGAGAAAGACCATTGAGAAGAACCGTAGGATTCTGATGAAGACTCTTTGCTTCAAGCTCGTTTCTTTGATCCCTGATCACCATTTCAAGCCACCAAAG GAGTTGTTGTCGCAGCAGGATCAGCTCGAGCAGGCAACTACCTACATCAAGCTTTTGGCAGCACGAGTTGAAGAaatgaagagaagaaaaacacAAGCTGTGATGACATCCACTACTGCCAACCCAACGAGGAGTAGCAAGAACAATGCTGGTTTTATGGGTCGATCAAAGCCGCCAGTTGTTAAAATAAGAGAATTAGGTTCAAATCTGGAGGTGGTTTTGATCAGTGGGCTTTGCAAAACTGTCATGCTGCATCAAGTTATTAGCATTATTGAACAAGAAGGAGCTGAAGTCGTCAATGTTAACCTCTCCAACATTGCTGGCCAGATCTTCCATACCATCCATGCTCAG GTGAAAGTTTCCAGGGTTGGTGTGGACAGTACGAGAATACGTGTGAGGATACAGGAGTTGATTTCTTAG